The following coding sequences lie in one Euzebyales bacterium genomic window:
- a CDS encoding hydantoinase/oxoprolinase family protein, which translates to MTYRLGVDVGGTFTDLLLIDEDTGATFRAKTPSTPDDPSRGVLTGIEKLTADLGVAPGDLAHVMHGTTVATNAVLEGKGATVGLLVTTGYRQVLHIARSFVPGGLAGWIIWNKPAPLAALEHTREVDGRIDARGNEVTPLDEVSVGAALAELADRGIESLTISFINAFANPDHERRTAEIAREVMGDIPISLSSEILPEIREYERTLTTVANAYVQPRVSYYIGNLEKELTDRGVTARLHILRSDGGLMSTQAATSAPVTMLMSGPAGGVAGALWIARHAGHTNLLTLDMGGTSTDVALVEDGRPRIGRETEVGDLKVRASSIDVRTVGAGGGSIAHVPELTGALRVGPESAGADPGPAAYGRGGEQPTVTDANVVLGYLPPSLLGGEMSLDVDAATAAVSTVADALGVDVRQAAAGVVDIVNENMFGALRLVSIQQGYDPREFALVAFGGAGPLHANALGRLMGSWPVIIPPSPGVLCAYGDATTRLRNEAARTFIRRFSDTSDDEVTGILRELEAEAAAALGEGVAPATPAGGDDKGDGHERTTTRFQVDVRYHGQGFELPIEVDLDGFSLDRVGAEFDTEHEQLFTFALDADHEIVNLRAVVLSGEAKVDAEHIDPGGADPSDAQQGTTTVYVDGADATANLYERTALRAGNRIAGPAIVTEMDSTTLILPGHTGEVDRFGNIMIRPDDGDGGATHADDATREA; encoded by the coding sequence GTGACCTACCGACTCGGCGTGGACGTGGGTGGGACGTTCACCGACCTGTTGCTGATCGACGAGGACACGGGCGCGACGTTCCGTGCGAAGACGCCGTCGACGCCGGACGACCCGTCGAGGGGCGTGCTGACGGGGATCGAGAAGCTGACAGCGGACCTCGGCGTGGCGCCCGGCGACCTGGCGCACGTCATGCACGGCACGACCGTGGCGACCAATGCGGTCCTGGAGGGCAAGGGCGCGACCGTCGGCCTGCTGGTCACGACCGGGTACCGGCAGGTGCTGCACATCGCCCGGTCGTTCGTGCCAGGTGGACTTGCAGGCTGGATCATCTGGAACAAGCCGGCACCGCTCGCGGCGCTCGAGCACACCCGGGAGGTCGACGGTCGCATCGACGCCCGCGGCAACGAGGTCACCCCGCTCGACGAGGTCAGCGTCGGCGCGGCACTCGCGGAGCTGGCGGACCGGGGCATCGAGTCCCTGACGATCTCGTTCATCAACGCCTTCGCCAACCCCGACCACGAGCGGCGCACCGCCGAGATCGCGCGGGAGGTGATGGGCGACATCCCGATCTCGCTGTCCAGCGAGATCCTCCCCGAGATCCGGGAGTACGAGCGCACGTTGACCACCGTCGCGAATGCGTACGTACAGCCGCGGGTCTCGTACTACATCGGCAACCTGGAGAAGGAGCTGACCGACCGCGGCGTGACCGCCCGGTTGCACATCCTACGCTCCGACGGCGGTTTGATGTCGACGCAGGCGGCGACGAGCGCCCCGGTGACCATGCTGATGAGCGGACCGGCCGGCGGTGTCGCGGGGGCGCTGTGGATCGCGCGGCACGCGGGCCACACCAACCTGCTGACGCTCGACATGGGTGGCACGTCGACGGACGTGGCGCTCGTAGAGGACGGCCGACCCCGCATCGGACGCGAGACCGAGGTGGGTGACCTCAAGGTGCGCGCGTCGTCGATCGACGTCCGCACGGTCGGTGCGGGCGGCGGGTCGATCGCGCATGTGCCCGAGCTGACGGGCGCGCTGCGGGTCGGCCCCGAATCGGCGGGCGCCGACCCCGGACCGGCGGCATACGGGCGCGGCGGCGAGCAGCCGACTGTCACCGACGCCAACGTGGTCCTCGGCTACCTGCCGCCCAGCCTGCTCGGCGGCGAGATGTCGCTCGATGTCGACGCCGCGACCGCCGCCGTGTCGACCGTCGCCGACGCGCTGGGCGTCGACGTGCGGCAGGCCGCGGCCGGCGTCGTCGACATCGTGAACGAAAACATGTTCGGGGCGCTGCGCCTGGTGTCGATCCAGCAGGGTTACGACCCGCGCGAGTTCGCACTCGTCGCGTTCGGTGGCGCGGGCCCGCTGCACGCCAACGCGCTGGGCCGCCTGATGGGCTCGTGGCCGGTGATCATCCCGCCGTCGCCCGGGGTGCTGTGCGCCTACGGCGACGCGACCACACGCCTGCGCAACGAGGCGGCGCGCACGTTCATCCGCAGGTTCTCGGACACGTCCGACGACGAAGTCACCGGCATCCTGCGCGAGCTGGAGGCCGAGGCCGCCGCCGCGCTGGGTGAAGGTGTCGCGCCAGCGACGCCGGCGGGCGGGGACGACAAGGGCGACGGCCACGAGCGGACCACGACGCGGTTCCAGGTCGACGTCCGCTACCACGGGCAGGGCTTCGAGCTACCGATCGAGGTCGACCTCGACGGGTTCTCGCTTGACCGCGTCGGCGCGGAGTTCGACACCGAGCACGAGCAACTGTTCACCTTCGCCCTCGATGCCGACCACGAGATCGTCAACCTGCGCGCGGTGGTGCTCAGCGGCGAGGCGAAGGTGGACGCCGAGCACATCGACCCGGGCGGCGCCGACCCCTCGGACGCGCAGCAAGGTACGACGACGGTCTACGTCGACGGCGCGGACGCCACGGCGAACCTGTACGAACGGACCGCCTTGCGCGCCGGCAACCGCATCGCCGGCCCGGCGATCGTCACCGAGATGGACTCGACGACCCTGATCCTGCCGGGACACACCGGCGAGGTCGACCGCTTCGGCAACATCATGATCCGCCCCGACGACGGCGACGGCGGAGCGACGCACGCCGACGACGCGACGAGGGAGGCCTAG
- a CDS encoding CoA transferase, with product MSGTGSDAVTGGPLADLRVIEMGVLLAGPFCGQLLGDFGAEVIKVEQPGVGDPMREWGREKPHGQSLWWPVLARNKKSVTANLRDERGQDLVRRLVAESDVLVENFRPGTLERWGLGYDALSAINPRLVMVRVTGYGQTGPYAPRAGYGSIGEAMGGLRYVVGSPDRPPSRVGISIGDSLAGAYAAYGALAAIHARERTGHGQVVDSAIYEAVLAMMESLVPEYTVAGYTRERTGSILPNVAPSNVYPTAGGDQILIGANQDTVFVRLAQVMAQPELADDPRYATHSARGEHQEELDGLIAGWTAQHDADRLLAELEAHGVPAGRIFRAADMLDDPHFAARDTIVSVPHPRFDDLRMQNVAPRLSDTPGAVRWAGPELGEHNPEIYGGLLGLDQATLTALRSDEII from the coding sequence ATGAGTGGAACCGGTTCGGACGCCGTGACGGGCGGACCGTTGGCCGACCTCCGCGTCATCGAGATGGGCGTCCTGCTCGCCGGACCGTTCTGCGGACAGCTGCTCGGCGACTTCGGCGCCGAGGTCATCAAGGTCGAGCAACCTGGCGTCGGCGACCCGATGCGCGAGTGGGGCCGCGAGAAGCCCCATGGCCAGTCGCTGTGGTGGCCCGTGCTCGCCCGCAACAAGAAGTCGGTCACTGCGAACCTTCGGGACGAGCGCGGCCAGGACCTGGTGCGCCGCCTGGTCGCCGAGTCCGACGTCCTCGTCGAGAACTTCCGCCCCGGCACCCTCGAGCGGTGGGGCCTGGGCTACGACGCGCTGTCGGCCATCAACCCGCGCCTGGTCATGGTGCGCGTCACCGGCTACGGCCAGACTGGGCCGTACGCCCCGCGGGCCGGCTACGGCTCGATCGGTGAGGCGATGGGCGGGCTGCGGTACGTCGTGGGATCGCCCGACCGCCCGCCCAGCCGCGTGGGCATTTCCATCGGCGACTCGCTGGCCGGCGCCTACGCGGCCTACGGCGCGCTGGCCGCCATCCACGCCCGGGAGCGCACGGGCCACGGTCAGGTCGTCGACTCGGCGATCTACGAGGCCGTGCTGGCGATGATGGAGTCACTGGTACCCGAGTACACGGTCGCCGGCTACACGCGGGAGCGGACCGGGTCGATCCTGCCGAACGTCGCGCCGAGCAACGTCTACCCCACTGCCGGCGGCGACCAGATCCTGATCGGCGCCAACCAGGACACCGTCTTCGTGCGCCTCGCCCAGGTGATGGCACAGCCGGAACTGGCGGATGACCCCCGCTACGCGACGCACTCGGCGCGCGGCGAGCACCAGGAGGAGCTCGACGGCCTCATCGCCGGGTGGACCGCCCAGCACGACGCCGATCGCCTCCTGGCCGAACTCGAGGCGCACGGGGTGCCCGCGGGCCGCATCTTCCGCGCCGCCGACATGCTCGACGATCCGCACTTCGCCGCCCGCGACACCATCGTGTCGGTGCCCCACCCGCGGTTCGACGACCTGCGCATGCAGAACGTCGCGCCAAGGCTGTCGGACACGCCCGGCGCGGTGCGGTGGGCCGGGCCCGAGCTGGGTGAGCACAACCCGGAGATCTACGGCGGTCTCCTCGGCCTCGACCAGGCGACGCTGACCGCCCTGCGATCCGACGAGATCATCTGA
- a CDS encoding ZIP family metal transporter yields MAAAAAHEVPQELGDFGILVHAGWSRSRALLFNFASALTFLVGGLLAYALAGRVQVVWLLPFAAGNFLYISAADLIPELTKHPGGARKGSLTFTFVLGLAVLLIVALIV; encoded by the coding sequence GTGGCAGCTGCGGCGGCCCACGAAGTGCCACAGGAGCTGGGCGACTTCGGGATCCTGGTCCATGCCGGATGGAGCAGGTCGCGGGCGTTGCTGTTCAACTTCGCCTCGGCGCTGACGTTCCTCGTCGGCGGTCTCCTCGCCTATGCGCTGGCGGGCAGGGTCCAGGTCGTCTGGCTGCTGCCCTTCGCTGCAGGCAACTTCCTGTACATCAGCGCGGCGGATCTGATCCCTGAGCTGACCAAGCATCCGGGTGGAGCGCGAAAGGGGTCCTTGACGTTCACGTTCGTGCTCGGCCTCGCTGTGCTGCTGATCGTTGCGTTGATCGTCTAG
- a CDS encoding hydroxymethylglutaryl-CoA lyase encodes MRQIEIVEVGPRDGLQNTDTMLDTATKVSLIERMLDAGAHRIEATSFVHPKHVPQMADAEDVMAAVPRDRGASYIGLVLNDRGLDRALQAQVDEVNVVVVATETFSRRNQGVGVDDMLASWERIAARAITAGVRTSVTLSASFGCPFEGEVDPGRVAAIAARVADSGPDEIALADTIGVAVPPQVTDLIGRVTERVGGTDLRCHFHNTRNTGFANVVAALDAGVGALDASVGGIGGCPFAPAATGNIATEDLIYLLDRMGVVHGLHLTDVSAVAEWVGEQLGTTVPGLLSRAGPFPDAA; translated from the coding sequence ATGAGGCAGATCGAGATCGTCGAGGTCGGTCCGCGGGACGGCCTGCAGAACACCGACACCATGCTCGACACGGCGACCAAGGTGTCACTGATCGAACGGATGCTCGACGCGGGTGCTCATCGCATCGAGGCGACGAGCTTCGTTCACCCGAAGCACGTCCCCCAGATGGCCGACGCCGAGGACGTGATGGCGGCCGTGCCCCGTGACCGCGGAGCCTCCTACATCGGACTCGTGCTGAACGACCGCGGCCTCGACCGCGCCCTGCAGGCGCAGGTCGACGAGGTCAACGTGGTCGTCGTGGCGACCGAGACGTTCAGCCGCCGCAACCAGGGTGTCGGCGTCGACGACATGCTGGCGTCGTGGGAACGCATCGCCGCGCGCGCCATCACGGCGGGGGTCCGGACCAGCGTCACGCTGTCCGCCTCGTTCGGGTGCCCGTTCGAGGGCGAGGTCGATCCCGGTCGCGTTGCTGCCATCGCGGCCCGTGTCGCCGACAGCGGTCCCGACGAGATCGCACTGGCCGACACCATCGGGGTGGCCGTGCCGCCGCAGGTCACCGACCTGATCGGACGGGTCACCGAGCGGGTGGGCGGGACCGATCTGCGCTGCCACTTCCACAACACGCGCAACACGGGGTTCGCCAACGTCGTGGCGGCGCTGGACGCGGGCGTCGGGGCGCTCGACGCGAGCGTCGGGGGCATCGGCGGGTGCCCGTTCGCGCCCGCGGCCACCGGCAACATCGCCACGGAGGATCTGATCTACCTGCTCGACCGCATGGGCGTGGTCCACGGTCTGCACCTGACCGACGTCAGCGCCGTCGCCGAGTGGGTCGGCGAACAGCTTGGAACCACGGTGCCCGGCCTGCTGTCCCGCGCGGGTCCGTTCCCCGACGCGGCGTGA
- a CDS encoding hydantoinase B/oxoprolinase family protein — MAQIIEANPRGFDRVDVDVVTIDIIENALRNARYEMDAVLFRTAMSPGIREQHDEFPIIADREGRMVVGQFGSFIGGFLDTYEGTVEDGDVFLLSDPYSCDAAISHANDWLVLIPVYLDGALVGWGAMFGHMTDVGGKVPGSLPTDATSIFEEGVVIPPLKLYRQGELAEEALELILRQVRMKEWNRSDLNAIVAACRTAGRRVVELCERFGPGVYLSTLDALLERNRAAMAQLIQTTISTEKLSFTDYVCDDGRGYGPYKIHCTMWREGEKVVLDFEGTDPQAEGSINFYLNENMFRMFFGIYMIMVFDPQILWNDGFYPLVDVRIPEGTLLKPRYPAALSCRTHALGRIFDVLGALLGQRQPEFLNAAGFSSSPHLMYSGYDKRGEWFQLYQIGFGGIPGRPFGDGPDGHSLWPSFTNVPNEFLEAYFPLRIDHYETVADSGGPGKHRGGNGIEMVYRFLEPGEVSIHDDRWLTYPWGVNGGLPGGRSRKVLERVDGTREVLPSKCDRIQVAEGDALHYITWGGGGWGDPLERDPELVAAEVDRGLVTVEGARRYGVVLTDDAAGGRRPAVDETATADLRGQMRAERGDTDVFDFGGTVDDLRRRSRDETGLPAPEPPQFGHMGSR; from the coding sequence ATGGCGCAGATCATCGAAGCCAACCCCCGTGGGTTCGACCGCGTCGACGTCGACGTCGTCACGATCGACATCATCGAGAACGCCCTTCGCAACGCGCGCTATGAGATGGACGCCGTGCTGTTCCGCACGGCGATGTCGCCCGGCATCCGCGAGCAGCACGACGAGTTCCCGATCATCGCCGACCGCGAGGGCCGGATGGTCGTCGGCCAGTTCGGGTCGTTCATCGGCGGATTCCTCGACACGTACGAGGGCACGGTCGAGGACGGCGACGTGTTCCTGCTGTCCGACCCGTACTCGTGCGACGCGGCGATCAGCCACGCCAACGACTGGCTCGTGCTCATCCCCGTCTACCTCGACGGCGCGCTGGTCGGCTGGGGCGCGATGTTCGGTCACATGACCGACGTGGGCGGCAAGGTGCCCGGCAGCCTGCCGACGGACGCCACCTCGATCTTCGAGGAGGGCGTCGTCATCCCGCCGTTGAAGCTGTACCGGCAGGGTGAGCTGGCAGAGGAGGCGCTGGAGCTGATCCTGCGTCAGGTGCGCATGAAGGAGTGGAACCGCTCCGACCTCAACGCGATCGTGGCCGCGTGTCGCACGGCCGGGCGTCGGGTCGTCGAGCTGTGCGAGCGGTTCGGCCCCGGGGTCTACCTGTCGACCCTGGACGCGCTGCTCGAACGCAACCGGGCGGCGATGGCGCAGCTGATCCAGACCACGATCAGCACCGAGAAGCTGTCGTTCACCGACTACGTGTGCGACGACGGCCGCGGCTACGGACCGTACAAGATCCACTGCACGATGTGGCGGGAGGGCGAGAAGGTCGTCCTCGACTTCGAGGGCACCGATCCGCAGGCCGAGGGGTCGATCAACTTCTACCTGAACGAGAACATGTTCAGGATGTTCTTCGGCATCTACATGATCATGGTCTTCGACCCGCAGATCCTGTGGAACGACGGCTTCTACCCGCTGGTCGACGTGCGGATCCCCGAGGGCACGCTGCTCAAGCCGAGGTACCCGGCCGCGTTGTCGTGCCGGACCCACGCATTGGGTCGGATCTTCGACGTCCTGGGCGCGCTGCTGGGTCAGCGCCAGCCGGAGTTCCTGAATGCGGCGGGGTTCTCGTCGTCACCGCACCTGATGTACTCGGGCTACGACAAGCGCGGCGAGTGGTTCCAGCTGTACCAGATCGGCTTCGGCGGGATCCCCGGCCGGCCGTTCGGCGACGGACCCGACGGGCACTCGCTGTGGCCCTCGTTCACCAACGTGCCCAACGAGTTCCTCGAGGCCTACTTCCCCCTGCGCATAGATCACTACGAGACCGTCGCCGACTCCGGCGGTCCGGGCAAGCACCGCGGGGGCAACGGCATCGAGATGGTCTACCGCTTCCTGGAGCCGGGCGAGGTGTCGATCCACGACGATCGCTGGTTGACCTACCCGTGGGGCGTGAACGGCGGGTTGCCCGGCGGACGGTCGCGCAAGGTCCTCGAGCGTGTCGACGGCACCCGCGAGGTCCTGCCGAGCAAGTGCGACCGGATCCAGGTCGCCGAGGGCGACGCGCTGCACTACATCACCTGGGGCGGGGGCGGCTGGGGCGACCCGCTCGAACGCGACCCCGAACTGGTCGCCGCGGAGGTCGACCGGGGCCTGGTCACCGTCGAGGGCGCGCGCCGCTACGGCGTGGTGCTCACCGACGACGCCGCGGGCGGACGTCGTCCGGCGGTCGACGAAACGGCGACGGCCGACCTGCGCGGGCAGATGCGCGCCGAGCGGGGCGACACCGACGTCTTCGACTTCGGCGGCACGGTCGACGACCTCAGGCGACGCAGCCGGGACGAGACCGGCCTGCCGGCGCCCGAGCCACCACAGTTCGGCCACATGGGCTCGCGGTAG